AAAATTTTTAGTTAGAatcaataaaattgaaaaaaatattgaacagcaaattaataattttatcgtaATTCATATACAACtttctaaaacaataaacacCTGAGATTGCATGCAGAACTAGCTAGTAACAGATACAATTAGATGGAGACTCCTAAATAAGCAGAGAGGTAAAACAAACATAAAGTAACCTTGTATTGGCAATTAGTCACAAATAACTATATATGAACGGTTAGTTATTTTGTGCAGTGGATTTAACCATtgaccaaataaaacaaaacaaaataattaaccGCACGCTCGACTATGTTTAGCAGAGTATCTACAAAACGCGTTTGTTTATAAAAAGATAACATCAAGTTTTCTGTTTAATTTGTAAGTTTTCTGGACACTGTAAAATATTTTCTCTCGATTTTCTTCTTTGCccgcaagaagaaaaaaatggattCATTTAACGTTACCTTTTGGAACGAGGTAACGTCGCGTGGATATTGTTTTAGTGACGATGGGACCAAGTTCTGCGAGAAACTACCCATTGTTGTGAGCTCTTCTGGCGTGTGGGAGAAGTACCTACTACCAAGTGGAACAGGGCTGCTGATATGGGACTATGATCTTCCCCGACTCGAGGCTGTAATCTTCCTAGTACTCTGCTTAtggaattttatttatttcttgctAAAGAAGATACGTCTCCCGGTTCCAAGAATCACCTCTATGATGCTTGTAAGagcctttcttttcttttagatTCAAACAAATATATTAGTAGATAACTAACTAtaaggaaatatatatatatattctaggCGATCTCGTAATCCACAAGTTCTCCTATTAAAAtcgtttaaatgttttttttgttttgttgaaggCCGGGGCAGCCTTGAGCCAGACGAGTCTTTTGCCTAATGACTGGTTGGTCCAACGCATATTTTTCCCGGATGATCTTAGACCAAAAGTCCCCGACACGGTTGGTGCGTTTGCCTTTGTCTTTTATTGGTTCCTTGAAGGTGTTAAAATGGATGTTGGAATGATTAAGAGGACAGGTTCGAAAGCGGTTTTCACCGGAATCGTCACTGTTCTTTTCCCTATCTTCACGGCTAACATTGTGTTCGGGTCGCTGAGAGAAACTGGTGGTAAGAACTTGACAGGAGTTGAGTACAGGACAATAATTTTCATGCAGAGCATCTCGGCTTTTACTGGTATCTCAAGGCTAATAAGGGATCTAGAGATTGACCACTCAGAGTTCGGAAGGATCGTTCTCTCGACAGCCATGGTGGCTGATGCAACTGGCGTTGGTATTAACGTAGTTGCCCTATTTGCCTGGTCGGACTGGAGGGTCTCCGCCATGCAAGGCGTAGGAGTTGTTGGATTTGTTATAGTGCTGGTTTGGATATTTAGACCGTTGATGTTGTTGGTTGTCAGACGCACACCGGAAGAGAGACCGGTTAAGGAATATGTTATCTACATAATCATcattttatctttcttttcttttgagtATTTGAAGATGCTTCACTTTTTTCCTGCTATTGGGCCTTTCCTTTTGGGGTTGTGTGTGCCTCACGGTCCTCCTCTAGGGTCTGCATTGGTACAAAAGTTTGAAAGCTTTAACACTGGGATCCTCTTGCCACTTTTCTTGTTCTTCCCAATGCTTCAAATCGATGGACCTTGGTTGGTTGAAGAGGTCCAGAAGCTAAGGCATTATGATGGTCAGATGTATGAAGCCTTGAACATCATCGTCGTCGTCTCGGCCTCCAAGATGTTCTTCACAACTATTCCTCCACTGCTAGCTAAAATGCCTTTGACTGACTCTTTCGTTATGTCACTCATTCTCAGCAACAAAGGGTTCGTTGAGATGTGTTATTTTATGTACGCCGTTGAAAAAAAAGTGAGTActagtattattttttgtttatatccAAGAATAATCAATATTCTAATTAACTTTGCAATAATcaaatgttatatattgtgtttgaTTTACAGACTCTTCAAGTGAAGTCGTTCACGACATTGGCTCTAATGATTCTATTCAGCTCTACGGTATTACCAGTGGTGATACATTACCTATACGATGGGTCGAGCCGTTTCATATGTTTCCAGAAGAGGAATCTAATGAGCTTGAAGCTTGGATCAGAGATGAAATTTCTAACGTGCATTCACAAATCAGACCACATCTCAGGGGTGATAAATTTTCTAGAACAAGCTTTCCCTCTAGAAGATTCCTTGCTTACTTGCAACGTGCTTAATCTCATCGAGCTTGTTGGTTTGGACAATCCACTCTTCATCTCCCACCAAATTCAAAAGGCTGAGCCGGGAGGCCGGTCATATTCCACCAACGTTCTCATCGCTTTTGACGAGTTCAAACATTTCTGGAAATCTATAACGGTGGAATTGTTCACATCCATCTCAAACCCTAAGTACATGCACCAAGAGATTTACTCGCTTGCTCTCGACAAACAAGTTTCTTTTATTATGCTCCCTTTCCACAAAATATGGTCACTCGACCATACAACTGTGGTCTCAGACGACGTGATGCGTAGGAACGTTAACATCAATGTCTTGAGTCAAGCGCCTTGCTCTGTGGGGGTCTTAGTCCATCGCCAAAAGATGGTATCTGCGCAAAAGCGCGAACCCATTTTTAAGGTACGCACATATATTGAAGCTTTGGTTGTTTTCAAACGTCAGGTTTTGTGTTTATGTTTGTTAGTTTCTAATAGTTTTGacctccaaatttttttaaaaaatcccaaattatagaaagatttttttaattaaaattaattttaaaatgtttattgcTTCCAAAATATCAAGATcccttgaatttttttttttttttttaatttggaataatttttttctcaaaaaaggCACATCTTCGTTTCCCCTCTTAAAAAAACAAACGTAGATATAagccaaaaaacaaaataataagtgAACActtttatttgtaaaaaaaactagACATTTACACAATCATCTTGAATTTGTCTAAAACCAGGTATGCGCAATTTTTGTGGGCGGGAAAGACGACAGAGAAGCCTTGGCAATGGGGAAGCACATGATGAGGAACCAGAAAGTGAGACTAACCGTGTTGAAGCTAGTCCCAGGGACAGTGGTCGGTATGACCACAGGGTGGGATCAGATGCTGGACACAGCAGAGCTTAAGGAGACGTTGAGGAACAGCATTACACCTTCGGAAGGAGAACATAACTTTGTGGAATATTTGGAGGAGACAGTTGACGACGGTTCCGACACATCAAGGATCCTTCTCTCAATCGCTAGTGCTTTTGATTTATTCGTGGTGGGTAGGAGCTCAGGAATGGGGACCGATGTAACAAGAGCATTGAGTGAATGGACGGAGTTCGATGAGTTAGGTGTGATCGGAGATTTGTTGGTGGCATCAGATTTTCCCCAAAGAGGGTCGGTATTGGTGGTGCAACAACAACAGAATGTAGCTTGTAGATAATTGTATTACATTTATAAGAAGATACCAAAACAGAAATACACTTCTCATATACATGATACATGATACATTTATAGCCACAAAATTCCAAAGTAAAggaaaattaagtgacaattcGTCTGCCTCGTGGCAATTAGTGCCAAAGCAATTCCCATGTCAAAGAGTTAATCTTCATGTGCAATTCTAAAGAAcgacaaaaatagaaaataaaactattttttttgtggtttataTTGTTGTGAGAGTTACGTCCATTTCATTAACTGAGTACGAAGTTTACAAGTTCTATATTTTCGCACTGCATACGAAAGTTCGATATATCCATTATTAAGCATCCATAatactttaacaaaaaaaaagcatccATAATACTAGTGTTGAAACATAGTGAAAAGTCACTATTTTCCAAAAGTTTTaaagtgtatttttttttttggtcaacgaAAATGTCTAAAACACAtaagttttaacttttaataagaatctataatatttttcttttattattagcGGATGgaaatttctatatataaaaaatataaacgatGTAAAAGAAACATGGGATGGAGAACAATGTAGCTACAAATAgcatagaaaacaaaataaacatggTGATTAATTGTTAACTGATACGTACCTATTGTTTGCAGGTCATTCAAGTTTTGTCATTTTCCTAAGTCAAAATTTATTACAAACCCTTTCTTCTAGACTTCTTCTCGTCCCCAATTGAActacaaaccctaaaccaatccACAAGATTTTGATCCTAAAGCTAATCTTCGCCAATTCTCATTTTATCTCCCTAAAATGGATCAACGTGTACACATGGATTACTTGGACGTTGCATGGAGAGGCTACAAGGAAGATAAGAACACGTCTCTATTCTGCGAGACACACCCTTTCACGTTAAACTCGCACGGTGTATGGGAGAGATTGGTTGACAAGTCACGAGGGTTGAGCTTCTGGGAATATCCGCTACCCAATCTCGAGATCATAATATTGTCTACTTTTGTTCTTTGGCGTCTCTTCGAATTCTCATGCAACAAAATGGGTCTTCGAGTACCTAGATTCACTCATATGATGATTGTGAGTTTCTTATCTTAATATACCTCcccccatgtttttttttttcatttcaacaAATAACGATGCATTTCTAAAATGTAATTTCTTGTCGGTGAAGGCAGGGGTGATATTAGGTAAAACTTGTCACTTAAGCAGCACCTCTTGGCTCCATAACATATATTTCCCTGATGATAGCCGACCAAAGATCGCCGAGACACTGGGGGGTTTCGGGTTCCTTTTATATTGGTTCCTGAAAGGTGTTACAATGGATGCTGGAACGGGATTGCAGATGGGAAAAAAAGCTAGTGTGATTGGGTTCACCACAATGTTCGTACCCTTGGTATGTGGGAACATCATGTTTAGATTGAGAAAACGAAGAGGCCATATAACCTTGCTGACAACGGAATACAGGTTGCTCATGTTCTTGCAAAGCATATCCGCGTTCACAAGCATTGACACACTCCTAAGAGACCTCAAGATCAAACACTCGGAGTTTGGAAGGATAGCACTTTCGGGTGCCATGGTGACTGACATGATGGCTTTTATTGCAACGTTTTTGAATGCCATGCACTGGGAAGGATATGAAGGATTGGTCCAAACCATATTTAGCTGCTTCTTTTTCGCATGTATGGTATATGTGGTGAGGCCAGCTATGTATTGGGTGATCAAGCAGACTCCAGAAGGGAGGCCGGTCAAGGATATTTACATCTACTTGATTTTGGCGCTCGCTTTCTTCTCTTTCCAATATTTTAAGATGATTGGTCTTTTTGGACCCGCAGGATCATTTGTTCTTGGCTTGACTGTTCCCCACGGATATCCTTTAGGTTCAACTTTTGTTCAAAAGTTTGAGAGCTTTAATCTTGGGGTTATATTTCCTCTCTTTGGATCATTAACCATGATGCAACTGGATCTCTCATGGTTATTGAAAGAGTGTGTAAATCTTGCACGGATGGAGGGCCAGCTATATGAGGCTGTTTCCCTTATTCTTTCTGTGAATGTCACAAAATTCATTGCTTCAACCATAGCTGCATATGCTTTTAAAATGCCCTTAAGAGACTCCTTTGCTCTAGCCCTTGTATATAGTAATAAGGGGGTCTTCGAGCTCTCCTACTTCACATATGCCGTTGAAATAAAGGTACCTTCCGTTCTATATATGTATCAATATGAAGATTGTATGGTTTTTTGTTAACAACACACATATTAAATCATTGAACATCTTTGACAGAAAGTAACACCAGAAGTTTTCACAATCATAGCTACGTTCATCTTCTTAAACTCTATCTTCATACCAATGGCCTTGGAGCTCGTCCATGACCCAACCAAAAGATTCAAATGCTACCAAAAAAGGAATATGGTAATCTTGAAAGACGGCGGAGAGCTCCAGTCTCTTGTGTGCATCTACAAACCTGATCACATAACTTCTATGATCAGCCTTTCAGGAGCTTTCAACCCATCAGAATATTCCCCAATGGCGTGCAATGTACTCCACCTCATTGAACTTATGGGTCAGGCCAGTCCTATGTTCATTTCCCACCAGTTGCAACAACCAGAGCCCGGAAGTATTTCTTGTTCCGACAGTGTCATAAGTTCATTCCGTAGCTTCCACAAACAATTCTTTGAATATATATCATTGGATATTTTCACTTCAGTCTCTATGTCCAAACACATGCATGAGGATATTTGTTGGCTAGCCCTATCCAGAAGCCTATATCTGATTCTGCTTCCTTTCCACCGTACCTGGTCTGTTGATCGCTCCACAGTTATCTCCAGCGATGATAAGCTGAGAATGATCAACATTAACGTCTTGAGACGAGCCCCGTGCTCTGTTGGAATCTTTATCTATCGCAAACCCATCGTGGAACATCATATGGCCGAGTATCACAGCAAGGTACTGATATTATCCAAATAACACATTTCGATTTTTAATTTAGTTCTAAAAGTCTATCTATCATTTTTGCCTAGCTATGTGGAGATATAAGgccaaaatttttataaaacaagatactttcatttttaaaagaaatacttTTGCAGGTAATTTGGTGTTTGCATGTACAATTTTGTTTGCAATgcacatgaaaatgaaaaaggcTAGTGTATAACCTTATCAAGCTCTCACCTATGCagatatgtttaatttttaacGATGGAAAGGACGATAGAGAGGCTTTGGCGGTAACTAATCGAATGAGACTGACAGAGAAGCGGATAAGCCTCACTATCATAAGATTCATTCCAAAAATTTCTGAAATAGAGAACCAGTACTTGGGGGAGAACTTCCAAATGGTTAGCCTGAAGGAGACCGTGACTAACATCATTGGGTTCGACGTCAAGGAAAATGATGACTATGTGACATATATCGATACAACGGTTTCCGATGGATCTGAGACCTCCAAAATCTTGCGATCCATGGCCAATGATTATGACTTGTTTGTAGTTGGGAGAAGCAGCGGAGTGGGTACCGAGGTTACAAACGGAATTAGTGAGTGGGCTGAGTTTGATGAATTGGGACCCATTGGAGATTTACTAGCATCACATGAGTTTCCTTCTAGAGCGTCAGTGTTGGTTGTACAAAAACAAGAATACTTTCATAGTGCCAAAAGCAAAAGAGGGTTATCTAAGTGATGCATGTGAGATATGTTCACTGCTCAGCTCTTTTATTTGTGCTTGTCGTAGAAAAATAGTTTAGGATGTATAAAGTGCGTCAAGTTATGGAGTACAATGATTGGATTTTCTTCAGAAAATGATAATTTCAAGATTTTCttctaaatatgataaaaaaaattgatcgcTTCTTAGATTACCAAAATTAACCTCCTTTTTACTTATTTAGAAAAAGTGTCCGACGGTTCAATTCAAACCAAGAACTAGGgttgggcaaataaaccgaacccgaaaatccgaaccgaacccgatccgataaaaatgaatccgaaccgatccgaacccgacataaataccgaatagatcctgttttttggtattttgggttatgggtattatccgaaccgaacccggacctaaatggatatccgatagaacccgaaacatttaaaatcacaaaaagaacttctaccaaatatgatcttaattcttaatatgtatccaaaatactttaagatattattgaacttctaaaataattatctgttACACGAAGGTTGATGGTGGAATGTGGCGGTTGAAgcctgaagtttttagattttggttttgttttcattgaataatgtttctcatgaaaagaacttagtttttgttttatgattttatttatctggtttttttttctatcactaactatgtttatctttcgcttgattttgaatgatcacgtttgatgttttttcttatttttgaatcgattttagttatgttttggctattaaaatatgtacaaatcatgtattttaaatccgaagaaccgatttcatttatgttttagttacaaaataggttcaaatcaggtatttttaaaccgaagaaccgattgggacccgaacccgaaagtacaatgggttataccggttttttgaagatttactaaccccgatccgaacccgatagaacccgaaccggtcccgaactgaacttttatataacccgaatggggttgattttgataaattgggttgattttgataaacccgataaaccaaaacccgaatggataaaaccgaaacccgattgggaccccgaatgcccatgcctaccAAGAACTGTCAACCATCttcataatatatttgtttttacatcGAAATTGAattagaacaaccaataaaatatttttttataaaaacagatCTCGTAGCTAAAAGATCTGCACCATCTTCATAATATTGTTTACAAATAACCCttacaaaaacttttttaaccCTAAAAACATAAGGAGCCGTCGGCAGGGCCCGCATGATCCTTTCCAACTATAGCTACCATTGCTATAACAATTCAGAAATAGATTATCTTTTAATAACATGATCCTTTTAAGAAATACTAAAATAGAAAAAcgttataattaattttattagcAGTAAAGAGGTTAATTTTGAGGTCTAGATGGATTAACCATCTCATTTTAGAGCCGTCGGCTAGAGTGTTTATTTAGAGTGCCTGATTAATGAGATCATGGTATTTTAAAGCAATACAAAACTTACAAACGCCATAAGAGACGGACATAACACATGGACACTATATTTATCCACAATTTCTGATTATCTTAGAGATATTTATGGGATTTAAGAAACCATTTGACCGGTCTTTTTAGTTCTTCCTTTCACTGGAAAACAAAGAATTTTCATTGATAAAAATTTGTTCCAGATGGATGCACAAGAGGAGACTTGGCATAAAGGGATGTTGGAGGACCATAtgaaaagagaagaaatggGGAAAAATATGATTTGTGATGTAAGTCCACATATAATGTTGAACTCACGCGGTGCCTGGGAGAAACTGGCTTCTGGATCTGAAGGATTACCATTCTGGGAGTACCCTCTTCCTAAACTAGAGATCATAATTCTCTCCACGTTCATATCCTGGCGTTTCTTTGATATCTTGTTCAAGAAGTTAGGTGTTCCTATTCCAAGGTTCACCTCCATGATGCTTGTAAGTATTTACGGGTTTTAAGTATTTCAATCTGATCAGATAATATAAGGACAGGTTCTGAAATTTTGggaattttaaacaatttagtaaaaactttaataattaaaaaaaagaattgaggGAACTATGtatatatctctataatattatttgagaagtcagtttcctatGTGTCGCTCCCATAttaactctcacgatggttgattacactgatacccttaatgaattaaaaatattaaacactattattttttttacttagtttccttttaaaaaatttccaaaacatatacatataataaaaaaaggaatttttttataaagttaaaaaaaattgaaaacgaaaatatatgtatatataatatgatttcgaaaaaaggaaagttcacaaaatagtaatattacatttaaaaaatatttttaaataaacaaaatatagttttgaagtaataaaatactttatttatatctatatttttttagatgaaaaacataaatttgtatataatgtgattttattaaaaaaatttacacagataatcttgatattagaaaaagaaataacatttctttcagaacataattttaaacaatacaaaaaaaaaattcaaaataatagaagtatttttaaatatctaacTATTTTCTTAGAAGATTACACAAAATAATTGAGAAACATaaattgatatatgtttaattgactaaaaatagtttataattagtattatttatatatttttcatatattttgttgaCTATAATAGCTTCCAATTACATCAAAAACaatatcgataaattatattttacttatataatattattttcaaataaaattacaattttgtgtactgttatttttaagagatattgaaaacaaaaaaaaatcaaatagttgtaaaatagatatattataatttatcattattaaagttatttgttttcttaatattaaattttcttttaaattttatgtttgtggaacttaatataactataatcaaaataccaaagcaaatatgaattctcatttttaatattaatttaattaaattttagtttccattcaataaattaaaagcataaagttatttagaatttatagaatattttaattattataaatattaatatgtgttcatgagcttctAGAAATGTATCACCTACTTATGTATGTAACTTCCTATTGAGCATCactttcttttataatttatttttaaaaacatcaatatataatttgataaatattatgaaaatacatgcatgtgtaaacgataaataaaattgatttgatttgacttgattataataaaaataaaaatatatcatttgaatttgaaagaataacaataaatcaatatactcacaacatgagtgattcgactaatctaacttatatataaaattatagatttaactaaaataagaatatataattttataagaatagtaatttattttataaatataaatcatagaacaactcaaaacatattaaaatgaaaataaaatattaaacaactgttacaatttagttcttttctaaaatttatatatatatgcatgagacttcagaatattatcattatattaatttatgtaaaatgGAATCatacactttagtttattttattttttttagtccaagcacaaaatatttgaagttatacataatattcataaaatatatttatatatttaagacaataaccacctaaatgcaaataagaaattaatcaaaattttaatatatttagaataaaaaatattatagttgaattcagaGATGCATTCCAAATTACGCAAATTATAACTAAATTGactgtaaaaacaacaaaaccgattaaatataacatatataaaatcatatgtattattaaagtaatataatattataaatataaatgatgcatacaaattataaattaatttaaaattaaaagtaaatagtaattaattattatagtatatttacttcaaaaacatttatatccgtgcatgagcacgggaaaatcacctagtattAATCAAAAAGGACATAAGGCTAATGTTTCACTTGGTTCATGACCAGCAGCTCTGATCAGATACAATGTTCTCTTGTTTTTGAAAGGTTGGGGCAGTCTTAAGTGAGTCGTTTCAGCCGATGCAGATGTCATGGTTTCGACACATTTTTATCCCTGACGATTATATGCCAAATGTTGCTGAGACCATTGGTACATTTGCTTTTACTCTAAATTGGTTCCTAAGAGGTGTGACTACAAATGTTGGCATGCTAAAAAAGTCCAAAACTAAGAGTACTGCAATTGGAGTCACCTCAATGATAATCCCATGGTATATTGGAAAAATCGTTTATTCATCTAGAGAGAAATCAAGTATCCTAACCATGACCCGTATGGAGTATTCAATAAGTATATTCACCATGAGCATGGCGCCATTCACTTGCATCAACATGCTCCTTACCGACCTCAAAGTAGTTCACACTGAGTTCGGTCAAATCGCTCAGTCTTCAGCAATGGTAATCGATGTACTCGCTTTTTGCATGAGCGTATGGGCTAACGTTAGCTACAGTTATAGAATTGGTATACGGATGGGAGTTGCTTTAATgatcttctttgttttcttgtacCTTGTGCGACAAGCAATGCTTTGGGTGGTTAGACATACACCAGAGGGAACACCTGTGAAAAGCATTTATCTCTACATTGGTCTCTTGCTAGCTTACTTGTCTCACATTTACTGGACTCGCTTCTTGTTCTTCGGACCGTTGGGTGCGTTTGTTCTTGGTTTGGCTATCCCAGACGGACCACCATTAGGATCGgtctttataaaaaagttcgacaGTTTCAACGAGGGAATTTTTTTACCACTCTTTGGATCATTTACCATGATGAAATTAGATTGGTCATTTCTAATAAAGGAGATTGGAAATGGAAAGTTTCTCCATGGACATACCTATGAGTGTTTTTCATTCCTTCTCGTCTTATACGTAGCGAAGTTCGTGACTTCTTTCCTCTCAGCCATAGCTGCAAGGATGCCTTTGAGAGACTCGGTTATTCTAGGTATCATTATGGGCACAAAGAGTAGTTTCGAGCTGGCTTACGTGCTCCAAGCCTTCGAAAAAGAGGTAAGAATCTTGTTGCTATATATAACTTAATTCATTAGGAAAATCCATTAAATAACACaaaatttgtgacaaaaataagtaaataacaaaatttcaaaaatagtattaATTAAAGGATAAAATGACTAAATTACTCAAAATCTTAAACTCTTAACCTAATTTCATCTCCTAAATATTAAACTCTAATCATTAAATCCaaacctaaatataaaataaaaagttttttttacttttagttaataatattttgagaatttttctcatcatgtaatatttttgaaataaaaatatttctgtaattcattttaatgtttctgtCTTTAAACAGATAATTAGTTTGGAGATTTTCTCGCTCCTGGGCATATACATTCTCGCAAACTCTTTGTTAACACCGATGGGTATACATTTCTTGTACGACCGGGCCAAGAGATTTGCATGTTATGGGAGAAGAAGCTTGAAACATAAGTCGGAACTACAATTGTTGGTGTGCATCAACAAGCCTGACAACATAACATCCATGATCAACCTTCTAAGAGCTACTGCACCATCTAAAGACTCTCCAGTGTCGTGTTGTGTTCTTCACTTACTTGAGCTTGTGGGTAAAGCTACTCCCACGTTTATCTCTCACCAGCTTCAGAAACCAAAGCCTGGAAG
The window above is part of the Brassica napus cultivar Da-Ae chromosome C8, Da-Ae, whole genome shotgun sequence genome. Proteins encoded here:
- the LOC106399079 gene encoding cation/H(+) antiporter 6A-like, giving the protein MDQRVHMDYLDVAWRGYKEDKNTSLFCETHPFTLNSHGVWERLVDKSRGLSFWEYPLPNLEIIILSTFVLWRLFEFSCNKMGLRVPRFTHMMIAGVILGKTCHLSSTSWLHNIYFPDDSRPKIAETLGGFGFLLYWFLKGVTMDAGTGLQMGKKASVIGFTTMFVPLVCGNIMFRLRKRRGHITLLTTEYRLLMFLQSISAFTSIDTLLRDLKIKHSEFGRIALSGAMVTDMMAFIATFLNAMHWEGYEGLVQTIFSCFFFACMVYVVRPAMYWVIKQTPEGRPVKDIYIYLILALAFFSFQYFKMIGLFGPAGSFVLGLTVPHGYPLGSTFVQKFESFNLGVIFPLFGSLTMMQLDLSWLLKECVNLARMEGQLYEAVSLILSVNVTKFIASTIAAYAFKMPLRDSFALALVYSNKGVFELSYFTYAVEIKKVTPEVFTIIATFIFLNSIFIPMALELVHDPTKRFKCYQKRNMVILKDGGELQSLVCIYKPDHITSMISLSGAFNPSEYSPMACNVLHLIELMGQASPMFISHQLQQPEPGSISCSDSVISSFRSFHKQFFEYISLDIFTSVSMSKHMHEDICWLALSRSLYLILLPFHRTWSVDRSTVISSDDKLRMININVLRRAPCSVGIFIYRKPIVEHHMAEYHSKICLIFNDGKDDREALAVTNRMRLTEKRISLTIIRFIPKISEIENQYLGENFQMVSLKETVTNIIGFDVKENDDYVTYIDTTVSDGSETSKILRSMANDYDLFVVGRSSGVGTEVTNGISEWAEFDELGPIGDLLASHEFPSRASVLVVQKQEYFHSAKSKRGLSK
- the LOC106400267 gene encoding cation/H(+) antiporter 6B-like; translation: MDAQEETWHKGMLEDHMKREEMGKNMICDVSPHIMLNSRGAWEKLASGSEGLPFWEYPLPKLEIIILSTFISWRFFDILFKKLGVPIPRFTSMMLVGAVLSESFQPMQMSWFRHIFIPDDYMPNVAETIGTFAFTLNWFLRGVTTNVGMLKKSKTKSTAIGVTSMIIPWYIGKIVYSSREKSSILTMTRMEYSISIFTMSMAPFTCINMLLTDLKVVHTEFGQIAQSSAMVIDVLAFCMSVWANVSYSYRIGIRMGVALMIFFVFLYLVRQAMLWVVRHTPEGTPVKSIYLYIGLLLAYLSHIYWTRFLFFGPLGAFVLGLAIPDGPPLGSVFIKKFDSFNEGIFLPLFGSFTMMKLDWSFLIKEIGNGKFLHGHTYECFSFLLVLYVAKFVTSFLSAIAARMPLRDSVILGIIMGTKSSFELAYVLQAFEKEIISLEIFSLLGIYILANSLLTPMGIHFLYDRAKRFACYGRRSLKHKSELQLLVCINKPDNITSMINLLRATAPSKDSPVSCCVLHLLELVGKATPTFISHQLQKPKPGSRSYSENVISSFQLFQEINQDYTSIHIFTSLTSVKEMHEHICWFALDKSSYLILLSFHRTWGANGYGVTSDDQTLRHLNRNVLKRAPCSVGILVYRKPLWQPKSIESPCRVCLVYVGGNDDKEALALADHMRGNQNVSITVLTLIPISKTEEGSESSQSQMVDTCQVEEKPGDNSITYIVRMVEDGNKTSEILHSVAYDYDMFLVGRSSGMGTAVTKGLGDWTEFDELGVIGDLIASEDFPSRASVLVIQQQE
- the LOC106399078 gene encoding cation/H(+) antiporter 5-like codes for the protein MDSFNVTFWNEVTSRGYCFSDDGTKFCEKLPIVVSSSGVWEKYLLPSGTGLLIWDYDLPRLEAVIFLVLCLWNFIYFLLKKIRLPVPRITSMMLAGAALSQTSLLPNDWLVQRIFFPDDLRPKVPDTVGAFAFVFYWFLEGVKMDVGMIKRTGSKAVFTGIVTVLFPIFTANIVFGSLRETGGKNLTGVEYRTIIFMQSISAFTGISRLIRDLEIDHSEFGRIVLSTAMVADATGVGINVVALFAWSDWRVSAMQGVGVVGFVIVLVWIFRPLMLLVVRRTPEERPVKEYVIYIIIILSFFSFEYLKMLHFFPAIGPFLLGLCVPHGPPLGSALVQKFESFNTGILLPLFLFFPMLQIDGPWLVEEVQKLRHYDGQMYEALNIIVVVSASKMFFTTIPPLLAKMPLTDSFVMSLILSNKGFVEMCYFMYAVEKKTLQVKSFTTLALMILFSSTVLPVVIHYLYDGSSRFICFQKRNLMSLKLGSEMKFLTCIHKSDHISGVINFLEQAFPLEDSLLTCNVLNLIELVGLDNPLFISHQIQKAEPGGRSYSTNVLIAFDEFKHFWKSITVELFTSISNPKYMHQEIYSLALDKQVSFIMLPFHKIWSLDHTTVVSDDVMRRNVNINVLSQAPCSVGVLVHRQKMVSAQKREPIFKVCAIFVGGKDDREALAMGKHMMRNQKVRLTVLKLVPGTVVGMTTGWDQMLDTAELKETLRNSITPSEGEHNFVEYLEETVDDGSDTSRILLSIASAFDLFVVGRSSGMGTDVTRALSEWTEFDELGVIGDLLVASDFPQRGSVLVVQQQQNVACR